The proteins below come from a single Xiphophorus hellerii strain 12219 chromosome 14, Xiphophorus_hellerii-4.1, whole genome shotgun sequence genomic window:
- the LOC116733367 gene encoding uncharacterized protein LOC116733367 isoform X3, translated as MAQAEELEQILTWLTEEGFAPEASKEAQLAFLWRTFLHTRSCLDSVTKDLGTKRLQHFAEMAEVRKSLEQIKIFTEQKDVLAQEIQDENEQLRKQLLHLVSLQDSQINEVAKMLYQQGLTELIHSSPSEQVAYLLVERASLLEMNQDPGDGDPESRLRTHAEPLNPVICRRSIALRHDTPPPLSELLSEHSEGRETATQKSETCE; from the exons ATGGCTCAAGCAGAG GAGCTGGAGCAGATCTTGACATGGCTGACTGAGGAAGGTTTTGCACCTGAGGCCTCCAAAGAGGCTCAGCTGGCTTTTCTGTGGCGTACCTTCCTTCACACACGAAGCTGTCTGGACAGTGTGACTAAGGATCTGGGAACAAAACGCTTGCAACATTTTGCGGAGATGGCAGAG GTACGCAAGTCCTTGGAGCAGATCAAAATCTTCACAGAGCAGAAAGACGTTTTGGCTCAGGAGATACAAGATGAGAACGAACAACTcagaaagcagctgctgcaccTCGTTTCACTGCAAG ATTCCCAGATAAATGAAGTTGCTAAAATGTTGTACCAGCAGGGTCTCACTGAGCTCATTCACAGCTCCCCCAGTGAGCAGGTGGCGTATCTCCTGGTGGAGAGGGCTTCCCTGCTTGAGATGAATCAGGATCCTGGTGATGGAGACCCAGAGAGTCGACTGAGGACCCACGCAGAACCACTGAACCCCGTCATATGTCG gcgcAGCATCGCGTTACGTCACGatactccccctcccctctctgAACTGCTGAGTGAGCACTCAGAAGGGAGGGAAACAGCGACACAGAAGTCAGAAACTTGCGAATGA